The Ignavibacteriales bacterium genome segment CTTCCACGACGCCATCACCCGTCGAGTGCACCGGCGTGCCGATGTCGTTCGAGATATCGAGACCTTCATGCATCCTTACATCGTGGAAAACAGGATGAAATCTCATCCCGAACCCATGCATCGAATAATATCCAGCCATCGGCTTGATGGCAGGCAGACAAGAATACATTCCTTTGTTCCGGTCATATTTCTGGACAGCTTCGGTGTAGCTCGTCTGCTGAAGCTGTACTTCCTTCTCTGCCTTCGACATCGAAAGCCGGAGATCGTTGAGCACCCTGTTGACGCCGCTGGGCACCCCAAGGTCAATACGTTCATCCGTTCCGCCAAATCCCGCAGATCGAGTATCATCATCGAGCTTCGGGAGGTCTACCAACAACCGCAATTCGTTTCCCTGATCGCTCAGGGCCGCGAGTTTGTTCTGCAATCCCTGGAGTCTGACGCCAATTGTCCGAAGCTGATCGCGCAAGATGGAATTTTCGGCAACGAGAACCTGATTCCTCTGGAGGCCGAGACCGAGAACATCGTCAAACATCTGGTTCGTGACGAATCCGGCGCCGAGCACGAGCATCCCAAGGATCATCGAGATCGTGGTGACTTTCGTCTTAAACCATCGAGCC includes the following:
- a CDS encoding M23 family metallopeptidase, which translates into the protein MKRFRLYYFSSKSLSFIEARWFKTKVTTISMILGMLVLGAGFVTNQMFDDVLGLGLQRNQVLVAENSILRDQLRTIGVRLQGLQNKLAALSDQGNELRLLVDLPKLDDDTRSAGFGGTDERIDLGVPSGVNRVLNDLRLSMSKAEKEVQLQQTSYTEAVQKYDRNKGMYSCLPAIKPMAGYYSMHGFGMRFHPVFHDVRMHEGLDISNDIGTPVHSTGDGVVEAAGRTEAGLGVMVVVSHGYGYTTVYGHLSKVLVRPGERVKRGATIALSGKTGIATGPHLHYEVRLNGVLQNPVDYFFDDVDYKKIKEQLASSQ